GAATGGTTCCGGTCGGTTGAGAAGGGTCCGCTCTCGTCGTGTCGCGTTGATTTATTTGCATGTTATTTCGCTCCATTTCAGAGCACCGTGCCGGGAATCGCCCATAAGCGAGGCTATCCGTTCTGATCAGCTGTCGGGCGGCTAGTTGTAAAGAATGTAAATCACCGACGTGATCGAGCGTGATTAAGGGGAAAGGGTTCTGTTGGGTTTTTATGGAACCATAGATTTTCCTCGCTTCAGTATGAACTTGCATTCCATGGTAGGGGTGGAATTATCGAGGATGAAAGGCTGTGGTAGAAGAATAAAATAGGTTTTTATAAACTGAAAAAAAACTCCTGAGCGCTAACGGTACAActgaaatttgaatttgaacctTACCTTACTCACACCTAGAGGGCGCTAGCATCGCTCAATTCTACGCAGGTTCGATAAAAAAACTCGCAGTTTTTTTACGGTTTCGCGTTTTCTTGCTAAAAAATCACTGAGAGTGATCAACAAAAGATATTTTAAAGGCAAAGAACACCAAAGAGATTCGCCAGTGATGCTCTGTGTGCTAATAATTCGTTAAAGAGTCAAGCGCActtcaaatgaaaattcaGCTTCAGCACTACCATACTATACAGTTCATGCACCTGACCTTGAAAACGGTGCTGTCAAGTTTTTTGTTGGAGTTCAACAAACCCCGCAGAATTTGTGGCGCAAAAATGGCCTTTTCCACGGATTCGCAGTCGAATAATTCTGAATCGGAACCGCAAATGGCGAAAGTAACAGCTCCAGAAGAACCACAGCATGGCGAAACCAATGTAGAGAGTGCCAAATCGCAGCAGTACAAGTGTGAGTTTTGTGAAGAGTGCTTCCGGCGAAAGGACAGCCACGACCGGCATCGATTTACGCACACCGGAGTTGTAAGTGTTTTCGGTGAAAACATGGCTGCGGCTTggtattgatttttccatcattttccataGTACGAGTACGTTTGTAGCGAGCCGGGCTGCGGCAAGCAGTACACCAATCGATCCCACCTGAAGCGGCATATCCGGGCGAACCACACGAGACCGTTGGCGGTGCTGACGCCCAGCACCATCGAATGTGAGGACGCATCCTGTACGCTCAAGTTTCACACCAAGCTGGCCATGAAGCGGCACTACCAAACGAAGCACGTAGTCGGAAAACCGCACGCTTGCGACCAATGCGAGGAACGGTTTTGGCGAAAGTCCCAGCTGCGTGTCCACAAGTTCAAGCACACCGACCAGTATCCGCATCGATGCGAGCACTGCAAAAACGGGTTTGTGAATCTGAAGTCGATGCGCAACCATCGCTGCAACTCGAATCTGCGACCGTGTCCGGATTGTTCCAAGGAGTTCAAGCTGTGGTCGGAGTTGGTGGCTCATCGGCGGTTGGAGCATCCGAATCGGTTCCGCTGCGAGCACTGCTCCAAAGTGTTCCACACGAAGCGATGCCTCAAGGCCCACGCACGCAGTCACGTAACGGACGATGAACAAGAGATGTTCGAGTGTCCGCATGATGGTTGTCCACGGTTCTACAAGCACGAACGGAATCTGTACGCCCACGTTCGTTCGAAACATGAGGGAACAAAGAAGTTCGTttgtgaagaagaaggttgcGGACGGGTGTTGTCTACGAGGCAGAAACTGGAGCATCATCTTAAGCTCCACCAGTGTGCGGCAAGATCGGTTCAGCGAGTGGAACCTGCTGATGCCGAGCTGGCGGATGAAACACCAACGCTATCGGACCAATTTCCAGAAGTAGTTACTGCCGAAGAAGCGATCGTCGAAAAACTTAGCAATGTAAACGCATCGGAAGTGGAAGAAACGAGCTTCAGCAGTTCGATGCCCAAGGCCGTTTCAGGGATGAAGCCAAAGAAATCGAAGGTGCCACAATTGGCCGAGCAGTTTTTCGCAGATTCTACCTCTGAATCGGAAACAGAGAGTGGTAGTCACGCGGCCAACATACTCTCCTCTAACGTCCTCACGATTAAAAAACAACTAGAAGCGCTACGGAATAAGACATCACGCGTTTAATACGATGGTAAAATGAAACGGATCCCTGTTCGGTTATTGCTGGCTCAATAGTTGCCGACAAAGGACCCCCGTGTTCCCTTTCATCACCATGTCTTGGAATCACTCTACACATTAACGATTGCTGGCCAACTATGGAGAGATATCTCGCATTGAACTGCAGATACAAGGAACTGTGTACGCTTAGAGAATTGTTCACTGTTTAGTTGTATATTTGAACTTAAATAAAGAACTCTACTTCGCAATAACTCGTCGCACTTACAACGAGCTGGTGACCTTTCGTCTCCTCATCGCTGCCAGCCACTCTTCGAGCTGCTGTTCCCCGGTTTGGGGTGCTGGTTGATAATAGTGCTCCGGTGGCGAGCCTTCCTCAAGGCGGACAAAGTAGTGGCAGTGTTTGTACTCTACCTCTCCACTCCGTCCACGGGCGTGTCGACGGATGCCTTTGAAAACGCGGCCCTTTCCGCAGAACGACTCCGCCACCCACAGATTGGTGCGGAACTCTACGTTGTGCCGCTTAACGGCCATCTCGATTGCTTCCAGAATCGCTTCTTTCACGTAACTGGCCCCTTTTTTGTCCACAAACGAGAGCTGCTTGAGCGCCTCGTCGACGCTCATGCCTCGCACGAACGCAGCCACATACCACATCTTTTTCGGGCTGTACTTGATGTTGGTCTTCTGGTGGCACACGTACGCTGGCCGCGGTTCTTCGGTCGGTGTCTGGGGTTGATAAATCACCTTATTGTACTGCAACCATCGCTGAGGGCCGGTGTTGTGTCCATTCCAGTTTTTCGCTAGTGCGCTCGTCGTGTGAAGATTCGCTCTTAAAAGCCGCTGCACACTACCGCTGGAGCCGCTGGCCTCCGAAATGCACAATCTGCGTAGTCCCTGCCACAGATTGGCAGCCATCGTGGTACAGATTCCGGTGTTTTAACCGGGGAAATCTTGATTTTTCGATCCggcttttttccgttccgtgaaaatcacaaaaaaacacacagttCGCGAGTGACAGATGACACTTGGGTTACGTCACAGCAGTGCTGCCAAGTGCGCATGACCGAGATCCGTGAACTTGCGAACTTGTGGTGATATCTGAGATAAAACAAACTCATGCACTGGCAGGAgatgattgaaaacatttaacTGAATTTTCACTATTTTTAACACCGTAAAACATggtgaaaagagaaaaaaaatccttcacaCTTTTCCCAAGAATCAACTCCACTGCTGGCAACCGCGCTGTCAAAACTGGAACTCGTTTGAAGCGCGCTTCAATGTTAATCGCGTTCTCTTTCGGCTTGAGTTACTTTGCggtgttttaaaaaaatcgacaaaaaatCAAGCCccggaaagtggaaaagcggaaaattcaCGCTCCCGCTTAGAACTGGAATCATCTGTTTTCCGCTGCGAACcggcggtgtgtgcgtgagtttgCGCGTTCGGAAaaccggtttggtttggtcgttGCGGCGtcgtcgctctctcgctcactcactctccgGAATTCGACGAGGCAACATGCCGCCGTTTTTAATTCGCGCGAACACCAGAATAAACATAAGAACGTAAGTTTCCAACGAATCCTTTGGTGAAAAGTGCGTTTTCGGAAAGTTAATAATGCGCGTGACCGTGTTCTGAAATCCGTGGATCCGttggaaaggagaagaaaatgcAGCTTCTCCGCGTACGGTAACGgaaaaaaacgataacggaTGATCCGCAGCTCAAGGCCAAGGATTAGATCGGTGGCCGCGTTGTGTTTGTTCTAGAAATCCACGAGGAAAAGTGCTAAGCGGTTCGAGTGTGGTCCGGGGGTCGAGATCCTTTGGCGGAaggagtgtgtttttttccgtgATCGTGATTTGCGAGAGTGTTGTTAAAATCTCTGTGCAGTTTGTAGAAAGTACCAGAATTTCCTCGATTCCGATTagcgttgtgtgtttgttttttgtgttttgagaTGGTCATTAGTGAGAGCCGATAACGATCATCGAGTGCGATGCGGAGATGTAAAGAAACCCCCATAAAACCGTGGTCCAGCACCGAAACAGCTGGACCCGAGAATTGCGCTTGAAGTGCACCGATGCATTAACGGTGCATGGATGCGCtaaatttgcatttcgaaAGCCAAAGGTGAACCGCTGAATGATGTCAGCGGCAAATTTATTGCGtcgcataatttatggccGTGGATCGACATTTATTTTCGTAAAACCAATTTTTAACACGTACATGCAAGTACACCAAAAGAGGCCAACAGTTGGTAGAAAGTACTCTCACCCAAATATCACGGTGTCCTTCGCGGAGCTCGTTTTGCAAGTTCCAATAAGAGCGCGAAAGAGGGCACCAAGATACTCGAACACGATCCGCGTAATTCAACGCTGACCTGAAAAAGGACCGAGAAGGATACGATCTTTGAGCAAAGACTGGCAGGAACAGAAGGCAAAAGAGGCTGCCCAttacggtgtgtgtgcgtccggtGTGTATCCTTGGCCGGAACATCTGCCGCTCTGAAttgtgatggtgttggtcTCGGGAGTACCGTTTGTCCGGAAGGAATCGCAAAGCTATCATCCGGATCACGTAAAGGATcatgctgcctgctgcttgtTTCTCTTGGGTTTTGTGGGAACCGTTTCCATGACTACCTGGCTGGTACCTCCTTCCGTATTTCAAGGACAATGATATAAGCCTAGAAACGTCCGGTTTACAAGGAATTTGCCAATAAATAAGTCGTAACACCTTCGTCAAGGACATGCGGTTTAACAGTCGAGAGTTCCTAATAACGAAAGATACTGCTTCAACGGAGAATAAGCCTACGAACAAAGCGAACATAACACGGTGTTCTCAGAACGGACGATTGCTTTCGCACCTTTCGCGGCTCACGATCGTGATCATCTTTCACTGAGCGAACAACAACGGCTCTCGGCGTCCAGCAGATCGACGATTTGTTAATTGGTCACTTCGTTAGCACCATGAATTCCCATGGAGCAGTTTATTCCCCGCAGCTGTTTATTGGCCAATCGACGAGCCTTCGTCGGCAATCAGGTTTCGGTGCACAAGGCCACAAACTCTACACCTGGCACCCGCAGAAGAACCACAATCTAATCCGATTTCCATTCCCAACATACGATGGTGCATTGGACGGACTAGCGTTCATCGTGTGTGCATCATTTGTGTTTGTCATTCGAATATTTAATCACATAAGGTCTGTTTCCAGGGGTTTCCGATTGCGTTTGTAGGGACCACCCGCGGATggctttttctttccaaataATTGTCAAccaaaacgatggaaaaacgATGAAGATTCAACTGTTATGATTGCATCGAACGCAGGCATCGATTCTTGATCGTTCCTTGGAAGCCTTCAACCCAGCGCTGTACGCTCGAAATACCCAGAAAAGCGTGGCCAACTGTATGCTGCTACCAAAGCGATGCAACAGATGCACATACCAGCGGAGTACGCATTATCTTGTGTTTGCGCACATCAAACAACGCATCATATCTCCTTCCCCGTGTGTCTCCTGGAAGTCTACCAACTTCCCGGAACCGAAGACACACTCCAAGGCTCCCCTGCGTGCGCTTACCATCGGACGCACAATCGAACTCTTTCTTTTGGCCCCTCCATGGCtgccagcataaaaaaaagcataCCAGCGCGTGTTTGGAGGGTCCATATTTGTTGTGTGGTCCATCAGATACTGTTTGTGGCCACCGCATGCGCTTCATGTCGCTTTTCGCTCGCGGGGCAGGGACAgggcgaaagagagaaggcaATTATGCTTCACCTGCCGCCTGACCGCGGACGGGCCGGCAGCTGGTTGGTAAAAATTGAAGAACGAGCCATACCCAGTGGACTTGTGTACGCCAATTCTAGCACGTTGCATCACCTGCCAATTCCGCCTGGATTGGTTGGGATGATCGAGATGATGGTTATCAGTAAACGGCGGGGACCCATCGACCGGAAGGAAAGCCCGCAAGACGCCGTTTGATTGAAGTTGAAATTTTCGAAACGAAACTGCGAGACACGCGAACACGCCAGGAAATTGAGAACCGGGTTGCTGTAATGGTATGGCGTCTGGCAGACCATCTTCTCACACCCAACTAGATCGTTTCCATGACGTTTTTCTCGTATCTAGAGCAACGTGCTGGAAAACTCGTTTACTGCGCGCTCCATTATGGTTTCGCGCCGCACTAGTGGCTCGTCGTCGTAtggcgtgtgtgcgtggtgaAGGCTGGCTGCATTATTTACACCAAGCACGACCGAGTGGACCAGTACATCCACAAACCCGCCGAttacggtggtgctggctggctggctggctggtgtgcaATTTCATGCCCAACTTTCATTAACCAGCATGGCCacacttttctctcccttttttagtagttgttgctattgtttgttATCCCCACCAAGTGCCAAGTGCCATGTGCAGGTGCGATTGGGGTGGTTCCGTGGACGACGACAAACTCAGCTCGAGCGCGGCGAGTGGCGTTACAGTGGTTGCTACGATGTTACCGCTTGGCGGCGCCGCTCTCGTGACAAAACGATTCATTAGCATTTCTGAACCTGAGCAGCCGGTTTGCAAAAGTTTTCATTTGCCTTGGAGAGAAAATGGTTTATTATTATATCTATTCGTCATATCCTTTACCATCCATCGACTACACTTACTCTACACGCATGCAGTATacagcatgctgctgctgcagcggcagcagccacgTTAAAAATGTATGAATGTAGGTGGTGAACGCGTTTTCATAATTCATGCTCGTGGCCCCATTAATGATGATTGTATATCGGCCACGCTCAGTTCCTTCGATACTGCGACACGCAATAGGAGCAGAGAGGCAGGCAGCACACCAAAGCGGAATGCTCGCCTTGGTTGATATGATTGCATCGCGTCGATCGATAGGATATCGTTTGGCGATTGTGCAGTGGAACCGTTGTAGCGGTGAAACGACataacacagcacacagcaggtCCCCCAGGTTTGGTGTAGAAGCGGAACCCTCTTTCGGCGTCGCGTAATACAAACGCGTTGCCGCATAAGAAGCATAACCTcccttttcccattttacaTAAACCGTACCGTAGCTTCCccatttgttggttttcccccgaaaggcagagaaaaaaaacaattcttgTACATTACGAGCGCACTTGCTCGGAAGCAAGGGTTTTCCATTGGTCTCAATGTGTTTGTCCTCCTTCTTTGGcgtcgcccccccccccccccccccctctctagCTAGATCATATGCTCAATCATGCAAGACAACCCAcacaaggaagaagaagaagtgaacgGATTGTTTGTCGTGtgtgaaaatcgaaaaccggTATCGGATTGTGTCTGAGCGAGAAAAGAGTTTCGGTTGATCTCCTGCGGCTGGCGAAACCAATCCAAAGGCAGAGCGTTAGTGAGTGTCGCGTGAGCATCAAatcgaatcatcatcaaccgcaaTCAAGTCTCAAACAGCCAACGGCCAGGTCGGTCTAGTGTCTCGGGTGAATCTCGGTGTGCGTGGCGTGTTTCGTGTTCTGCCTGAAAGTCCCGAAtagttttccccgttttttcgggggaaagaGAATGCTGACCGCTGATCATAGTTGACGTTGATCAGCATGGAGACGATAGTCGCAAGCCA
This sequence is a window from Anopheles darlingi chromosome 3, idAnoDarlMG_H_01, whole genome shotgun sequence. Protein-coding genes within it:
- the LOC125957988 gene encoding transcription factor IIIA is translated as MAFSTDSQSNNSESEPQMAKVTAPEEPQHGETNVESAKSQQYKCEFCEECFRRKDSHDRHRFTHTGVYEYVCSEPGCGKQYTNRSHLKRHIRANHTRPLAVLTPSTIECEDASCTLKFHTKLAMKRHYQTKHVVGKPHACDQCEERFWRKSQLRVHKFKHTDQYPHRCEHCKNGFVNLKSMRNHRCNSNLRPCPDCSKEFKLWSELVAHRRLEHPNRFRCEHCSKVFHTKRCLKAHARSHVTDDEQEMFECPHDGCPRFYKHERNLYAHVRSKHEGTKKFVCEEEGCGRVLSTRQKLEHHLKLHQCAARSVQRVEPADAELADETPTLSDQFPEVVTAEEAIVEKLSNVNASEVEETSFSSSMPKAVSGMKPKKSKVPQLAEQFFADSTSESETESGSHAANILSSNVLTIKKQLEALRNKTSRV
- the LOC125957997 gene encoding 39S ribosomal protein L22, mitochondrial, yielding MAANLWQGLRRLCISEASGSSGSVQRLLRANLHTTSALAKNWNGHNTGPQRWLQYNKVIYQPQTPTEEPRPAYVCHQKTNIKYSPKKMWYVAAFVRGMSVDEALKQLSFVDKKGASYVKEAILEAIEMAVKRHNVEFRTNLWVAESFCGKGRVFKGIRRHARGRSGEVEYKHCHYFVRLEEGSPPEHYYQPAPQTGEQQLEEWLAAMRRRKVTSSL